One window of the Chitinophaga niabensis genome contains the following:
- a CDS encoding alpha-L-fucosidase, whose amino-acid sequence MMKRITMLLFIACMSCSALAQQTSKAVMDGFMDKRFGMFIHWGPVALRGEEIGWSRDKQISKADYDQLYKEFNPVLFNADEWVKAAKDAGMKYLTITARHHDGFCLWPSAYTEYDITATPYKKDIVGALAKACKKAGIKFCIYYSVLDWYHPEYPIHSAHDQTPDPGSDISKYIVFMKAQLKELLTNYDPYMLWFDGGWEKPWTNEMGKDMYAYLKSIKPDVIINNRLGKEIAAVENKKIDAAAMIGDYDTPEQVVGRMNMNMPWESCFTICRQWAWKPNDKMKSLKECLFILEKTAGGNGNLLFNVGPMPDGRIEARQITRLKEMGDWLQKNGTAIYSTWGGPFSPTDQYAATRRGNKVFIHILKTETTQLSLPVIEGRKINKAFVLGTQQPVTYSQQEGKINLTLTPAPLNYVIVLEMDGDVMKAPVI is encoded by the coding sequence ATGATGAAAAGGATCACCATGTTACTCTTTATTGCCTGCATGAGTTGCAGCGCCCTTGCCCAGCAAACTTCCAAAGCCGTTATGGATGGCTTCATGGACAAACGTTTTGGAATGTTTATACACTGGGGCCCTGTTGCGCTCCGGGGAGAGGAAATAGGCTGGTCCCGCGATAAACAAATATCCAAAGCAGATTATGATCAGTTGTATAAAGAATTCAACCCGGTATTGTTCAATGCAGATGAATGGGTGAAAGCAGCTAAGGATGCAGGGATGAAATACCTCACCATCACTGCCCGCCATCACGATGGTTTTTGTTTGTGGCCCTCTGCCTATACGGAATATGATATCACCGCCACACCTTATAAGAAAGACATTGTAGGCGCACTGGCCAAAGCCTGTAAAAAAGCAGGCATCAAATTCTGCATTTATTATTCCGTGCTGGACTGGTATCACCCTGAATACCCGATCCATTCTGCACATGATCAAACGCCGGATCCCGGATCCGATATCAGCAAGTACATCGTTTTCATGAAAGCGCAGCTGAAAGAACTGCTCACCAATTATGATCCCTATATGTTGTGGTTCGATGGTGGCTGGGAAAAACCCTGGACGAATGAAATGGGGAAGGATATGTATGCTTACCTGAAATCAATAAAGCCGGATGTGATTATCAATAACCGCCTGGGTAAAGAGATTGCCGCGGTGGAAAATAAAAAGATAGACGCTGCTGCCATGATCGGTGATTATGATACGCCGGAGCAGGTGGTGGGCAGAATGAATATGAACATGCCCTGGGAAAGCTGCTTCACTATCTGTCGTCAATGGGCCTGGAAGCCGAATGATAAGATGAAGTCGTTAAAAGAATGCCTGTTCATCCTCGAAAAAACAGCCGGTGGTAACGGCAACCTGTTGTTCAATGTAGGCCCTATGCCCGATGGCCGCATAGAGGCGCGGCAGATAACCCGCTTGAAAGAAATGGGGGATTGGCTGCAAAAGAATGGAACAGCTATATACAGCACCTGGGGCGGGCCGTTTTCGCCTACTGATCAGTACGCTGCTACCCGGAGAGGAAATAAAGTATTTATCCATATCCTGAAAACAGAAACCACGCAACTTTCTCTACCCGTCATAGAAGGCAGGAAAATAAATAAAGCTTTTGTGCTGGGTACACAGCAGCCGGTTACATATAGCCAGCAGGAAGGGAAGATTAATTTGACCCTTACACCTGCTCCGCTGAACTATGTGATTGTACTTGAAATGGACGGGGATGTAATGAAAGCACCTGTTATTTGA
- a CDS encoding RNA polymerase sigma factor has product MNDVLLQQLADGESSAFTTIYNDYYPELYFLSKHLIGDDAPDVVADVFIRLWTQRKLFESRAHLLAYLRVMTRNACFDHLKKQHRDVQQLQELLHISDQEHEDRHFHEIIESRVFTLIRNEIEELPPHMREVFKLAYIDGLKNGEIASLLQMKDAAVRVRKAEALKILRSSLYRIELIIIMKLIIYPPQ; this is encoded by the coding sequence ATGAATGATGTGTTATTACAGCAGTTAGCAGATGGTGAGTCATCCGCTTTTACTACTATTTATAATGATTATTACCCCGAATTGTATTTCCTGTCCAAACACCTGATAGGAGATGATGCCCCCGATGTAGTAGCAGATGTTTTCATCAGATTGTGGACGCAAAGAAAATTGTTCGAAAGCAGGGCCCACCTGCTGGCCTATTTGCGTGTAATGACCCGGAATGCCTGTTTTGATCACCTGAAGAAACAACACCGGGATGTGCAGCAGTTACAGGAACTATTGCATATCAGCGACCAGGAGCATGAGGACCGGCATTTTCATGAGATTATTGAATCGAGGGTATTTACCCTTATCCGTAACGAAATAGAAGAACTGCCGCCGCATATGCGGGAAGTGTTTAAACTGGCCTATATAGATGGGCTGAAGAACGGGGAAATTGCCAGCCTGTTACAGATGAAAGATGCCGCCGTAAGGGTCCGGAAGGCAGAAGCCCTGAAGATACTACGATCTTCCCTCTACCGTATTGAATTGATTATCATAATGAAATTGATAATTTATCCTCCTCAATAA